In the genome of Caulobacter flavus, the window TCGCCCTCGCCCACCCCCAGGGCCATCATGGCCAGGTGCAGGGTCGCCGTGCCGTTGGAGACGGCGATCGCGTGCTCGGCGCCGACCTTGGCCTTGAAGGCCGTCTCGAAGGCCTCGACCGTCGGGCCGGTGGTCAGGAAATCGGCGCGTAGGGCCTGCGCCACGGCGGCGATGTCGTCGTCCTCGATCGTCTGCCGGCCGTAGGGAAGAAAGCCGCTCATCGCGCGGCCTTCTCCTCCAGCATGGCCAGCAGGCCTTCGGGGCTCAGCCAGTCGTGGTTGTTGTCGCTGCTGTAGGAGAAGTCCTCGTCCACCCGCCTGGCGCCGTCGGCCTCGGAATAGGGGACGCGGCCGAACTCGGCGAAGTTGGGCTCGATGGCGAAGCGGTCGTCGAACTCGACGGTCGCGCGGGCGTCGTCGGCGCTGATCATGATCTCGTGCAGCTTCTCGCCGGGGCGGATGCCGATGACCTTGACCCCCGCCGTCGGCGACATGGCCTTGACCAGGTCGGGCATGGCCATCGACGGGATCTTGGGCACGAAGATCTCGCCGCCGCGCATCAGGTTCAGCGACGACAGCACGAAGTCGACGCCTTCGTTCAGCGTGATCCAGAAGCGGGTCATGCGCGGATCGGTGATCGGCAGCTCGGTCGCGCCCTGGTCCAGCAAGCGGCGGTACAGCGGCACCACGCTGCCGCGCGAGCCGACCACGTTGCCGTAGCGCACGACGCAGAAGCGGGTGCCGATGTCGCCCGACAGGTTGTTGGCGGCCACGAAGGTCTTGTCCGAGGCCAGCTTGGTCGCGCCGTAGAGGTTGGTCGGGTTGCAGGCCTTGTCGGTCGACAGGGCCACCACCTGCTTGACGTGGTTGTTGAGGCTGGCCCAGACCACGTTCTCGGCGCCCAGCACGTTGGTGTGGATGCATTCGGAAGGGTTGTACTCGGCGGCCGGCACCTGCTTGAGCGCCGCGGCGTGGATGACGATGTCGACCCCGCGCAGCGCCAGGGTCAGCCGCTCGCGGTCGCGCACGTCGCCGAGGAAGAAGCGCAGCTTGGCGAAGTCGGCCTCGTCGAACTGCTCGCGCAGCTCCAGCTGCATGTCGCTCTGCTTCAGCTCGTCGCGGGAATAGATGATGACCTTGCGCGGGCTCGACCGCTTCAGGACCGTCTCGATGAAGCGCCGGCCGAACGAACCGGTGCCGCCGGTGACCAGGATCACCTTGCCGTCAAGGTCGAGGGATTGCGGTGAAAAGCGTCCCAAGATCAGCCTCCTCGCACCCGCCGCGCGCGCATCTGACGCACGGGGAATCTAGGTTAACGCGTTTGTGCGGCGCCAGACGTAAAGAGGACGTCAACCACGACGGGTTATGCGGAGAGCCATGCGCCGCATCCTCGCCCTCCTCGCCGCCGTCCTGACGCTCGCCGGTCTTTGCGCCTCGCCCGCCCTGGCCAGCGGCGGCGAAGCCAAGAAGGAGGCGCCGCCGACCTATTTCGCCCTGCCGACCATCACCGCCACGGCGATCCGCCGCGACGGCCGCAAGGGCGTCATGACCC includes:
- the pseB gene encoding UDP-N-acetylglucosamine 4,6-dehydratase (inverting) yields the protein MGRFSPQSLDLDGKVILVTGGTGSFGRRFIETVLKRSSPRKVIIYSRDELKQSDMQLELREQFDEADFAKLRFFLGDVRDRERLTLALRGVDIVIHAAALKQVPAAEYNPSECIHTNVLGAENVVWASLNNHVKQVVALSTDKACNPTNLYGATKLASDKTFVAANNLSGDIGTRFCVVRYGNVVGSRGSVVPLYRRLLDQGATELPITDPRMTRFWITLNEGVDFVLSSLNLMRGGEIFVPKIPSMAMPDLVKAMSPTAGVKVIGIRPGEKLHEIMISADDARATVEFDDRFAIEPNFAEFGRVPYSEADGARRVDEDFSYSSDNNHDWLSPEGLLAMLEEKAAR